From the Eriocheir sinensis breed Jianghai 21 unplaced genomic scaffold, ASM2467909v1 Scaffold968, whole genome shotgun sequence genome, the window CTTCGACCTATGCAATTGTTGACCCACGGGCAGTGATGGTCAAAAGTCTGCAGAGAAAAAACATGTTGTTATTACTTCACACACTACACCCCCAGCCAACCCCCCTGCTTAAGGGGGACAGTAACTGCTCCTGTCAGCAACAAATCTTTAGTGGTCTGAGCAAGGAACACAAGAGGCACCAAAGTGAAGTTTGTGTATGTATAGTGTATGTATATTCCTATAATTTTAATTCATCATTAAATGCATATTTGCTCATGATTCACAACACAGGAATTTGTATGCAAAGCAAGTTGACTAattagattattattatgatatttATTAATATCATAATTCTTATGAAGGCATTACATATATTAAACATGAGACATTACCTCAATGCAGTGGTTGCAGACTGAGCAATGTGAGCAACGTGGGGGCCGGTAAAAATGACACGTTACGCACCACTTCATGCGTACTGTGATGCCATTTATCTCTACATTCTTGTAAAGTGGCGCTCGGAAGTCGTCATCCCGGTCCTCGTCTGTTGAGGCTGCAAGGGAGATACATATTGTATGCTTTGTATACACTCATTAATTTGCTCATTCACATGATCTTAAGCTTTTGCAAATAATTTTCACATCCTCTCATTTAACCCCTTCCATAACACATTTCCTGGCAAAGAGTGAGCTAATTCCCTATAACTATAACAATCATCCTTACTCCCATTTCCTTTGTGTAGCAGCACAATGATGGCTTTCCTTCCGCACCTCACCCTGCTCCCATATTAGATTACACATACACAGCACATCTGTTATGCCACCCATGCCAGGGGCCTTTTCTGTTTTACGTTCTTTAATGCCTCCTCAATCTCACCCTCTCTACATTCTCCAGTGGATACTGCTGCCATGCACACTGATCTTTAATACTATACTCGTAATTTTTGCTAGAGCTCCCTAACATTCTCATTTAGCATCACTCTAAAATTCCTCTTAAATACCCCCTCACACTTTTTGACAAACACCTAATCATCCTCTTTATCTTGCAAGTATTCCTAGTTTCTACTGTTTTTCATTAATGGTTCAGAATTCTATGAGAAGCACTGTGCAAGACTGCAGCAATAGGCGCACCAAACATCACCATAgacgatccaggattcagtacgtttcctaactagtagaaggtaaatgttataattgtatttcgtaaagaatccttataaccaaaaactaactaaaattatgggtattctttttcttgaacagaacactgaataaacaatagaacaataatatgaaaatatgtatagccaccgttgccaggtcatcgtactcaaagcacagtatttaccggtttctgacgcctaactattgccaagaaacatcaggatctaactcttttaacgataactataaatgagtttcgttattggagcccagaagacaatttaggggtaggaagtcgggaaatataatcggctgagtacgacaatctggcaaagtTGAGGTTGTAACTACGAGGCCCGAGCCAGCCTACACGCCACTTTGGGGGTatcagataccataaatagcatatttttactgcgcaaagcaggtgatgtcacttattgtgacttcgtgagctttcatatttatctatttgtgtatattgcATGGTgacaaaactttcattactagtttcatttttactagtgacatgaatatgtgactgtttttcacaatagaatttcactcaaacaagtgaatcagacaccacagaaatattaccagtgtgtatgaatgaatacaatgATTGGCACACACGTTGATTTAACTCAAGAATGTTTCGTGGgtcatataaaaataaacaacatatCTGGAGAGGCTACTCTATAGCCCGTGACCGGCAAAGGCTGCAAAAAAagtccctccaccaagtttgtaccccccatttggtgattgttaggtaTGCCTATTATGAATTATTGTTGTTTTGTCACTTGCACAAATATATAAGGGTAGGCTTGCATATGATTATTTGAAAAGACATAACTGTTCATTATTAAAAGATATTTTTTCTCTGAAGAATATAATTTGAAATGTTTTAAAAACCATTaacaaacaaaaagatgaacaaatatatatatatatatatatatatatatatatatatatatatatatatatatatatatatatatatatatatatatatatatatattcaaatgacACAAGTACATTATTAAATTAAAGTAATACACATTACTACCAATTCGCTCACCTTTTGGTATAACTCCAGGATCCATAAACGTGGCTAAAGAGAAATTGAGCACCACAAAGAGTGTGACAACACCCTGATACACTGGGACGTAGATGCCCCATCTGAAGTACAGAGAAGTACATCTGCAACAAGAGAACAATATTAGCATCTGACTGGTTATGGTTATCCCTCTATCTGACTATCCTTTTATCACCCCTGTTGTGGAACTCTTAACTTGAGGAAGTACAGTGGTGCACTGAGCTTCATACTTCATTggtcaattaatcaatcaatggcAGCATACGCTGTGGGAGGGCATGTTGCCTTGCCCACCCTCTGACAATATAAATACATATCTCCTTTCTATCCAGGATCAATTGACTACCTCAAGCCATGAAATCTGTAGGACTCCCCTTGGCCTTCTCCACTCTGGAATGTCTCTTTACAGAAACAAACAAGTGAGCAGAGTGAACTTCTAGGCAGCAAGCCACATGCTGAAGTTAGCATTCATGGACTATGCAGATACTATGCCTTGATCGAGTCTATTGGGGTACGTGCTAATTTGACAGTGTCCTTCCAACAATATCACATGATTCTACAtaggcacttattaccaaaggcattaacACGCCTCTTCAAGTCACTAATCAAAGTCCACATCTCACAGTcatggagtaagacagggagcacaagagCGACTTGAAGATATAGAGCTTTGTCTTTCTGCACAGGCAAGCAGGCATTGACACCATGTATTTGTGCTGAGCACATCAATAACACTGTAAGAGTCCACCATAATCTTCTTGTCAATAGAACTTTCATTATTCTGCACTATGTTACCAAAGTACATGATCCTGCAACGAAACGAAAGCTATGGCATCAATTCTATGAAAAGAAAGTTAACTAGTTCCAAGTTCTTCTTACTCCATGGTCCATTTCTTCAGAGACGTtagtcttttcttcattcatgtaACTGTAATATATACTGCTTCTTATAACCCAACAGTAGTCAGTCTTGTCTTAAGCCTTTCCAGCTTTGGGTAAATATGTAGTTTAGCTCTGCCAACTCAAAATACCATATATGCCTTCATATTATTGTTAGAGGGCAAAAATACAAGCCCCTTAACCATAATACAAATGTGTACATACCATTTACCATTGACGAGGTTTCAAGCCCTGCTCCACTGCCagcgcagcgctccacaggggccgtcaacaattatgatgttagcctcaacAATAATTctcgatatgcacttattcacaacatcGTAGTGAGTGGCGAGTGTTAATTACTTACATGGATAGCCTACTGTTACTGTTAGATTAGTTAGAAACTAACCTAACTGCTGCACCCTAGACCACAGCCACAACAGTCTCCTATGCACTGGCAACACTGGCTAAGTTATGTTATGTTTCCTTTGATTAGGTTAGTTTCAAACTATGTGTGCCTTTATATTATGGTTAAAGGGCATATATTTTCACtctttaaccataatatgaaggcataTATAGTACTTTGTGGTGGAGCTCAACTACACATTTCCCAAGATAAATATTCAGTTTTCTTCAAATTCCTCTTGGTTAATTCTGTATATAATTACCACAAACTcttaaaataagaacaaaaaggagaACCACCCAAAGTCTCCCAATACAGCACTAACTCCAGTGAGGGAATTGTTCAAACTGGGATATATGTGGAAAAAGTATAAGATTACGTTAACTAGCTACACACTGAATGTTTATTTAGTGAACTATAACCCAGTATATTCAAAGGGTGGAGCAAGGGAATGTGGATGAGGTGGAACACAGTACAAATGTGGGTGTTTTTGTTAATAACTGAAAATGACATGAAATGACACAATATTCGCTATCTTACTGCATGGAGAAATGAGATAGGTAGAGCAAGGGAATGTGGATAAGGTGAAACAGTGTACAAATGTTGGTGTTTCTTATATTAACTTGAAATGGCACAAAGTGACACAAAGTTAACCATATCAACGTGCGGAGAAATGAGAAAGGGTGGAGCAAGGGAAtgcggaggaggtggaagagtacAAATGTTGGTGTTTTTATATTAACCTACTAGAAAGACATAAAATTCACCATATCAATATACGGAGAAATGTGAAAAGGTGGAGCAAGTGAATGAGGATGAGATGGAATCATGGAATGGAGTACAAATGTGGGAGTTTCTATTATTAACCTAGAAAGACACAAAATTCACCATCTCAACCCATGGAGAAATGTGGAAGGGTGAAAAATGAAATGTGGATCAGGTGGAGCAGTGTAAAAATGTAACCTAGCCGTGGCCGCCCTAACCATTCTTTGCACCGCCTCGCCCACCACCAGCTCACTCCCTCCTTTTACCAGTACACTAAACACCTAGACACAAATACAGCGGTAGGAACAATGGCGCGGAGATATTTGTTGAAGAAGGAAAGTTGAAAGAGAATTGAGAGTTGgagaaaagttgagaaaaaaagaagggaagtaaaggagtaCCAAGAGGTGATTATAGGATGTAGGACGACCTTAAGGCTGGGACACACCGCACACTTGTCCCATTAACACCTCACAAGGGAAAATATTCACATCCACGTCAATATACACCTGTTTACAACACTGACAAGAGCTGGCGATCACCTAGGGGTGTCGTTTTGTGGCTTATTTTCCCTTCGTACTCACGGATAGACGAAGAAAAGAGTGGTGCATGCTAGTAGAAGCGTCCAAGCACACGTGGCTGGTATGAACCGTGTCTTGGGCTCACAGCTGGGCATTTTATCCTGTATTTGTCATCTCAGCATTAAAACATGGCCGCTCCTCGCTCCCAGCCATGGACGGCGGGCGGGCCTGGCGAGCGCCAGGCGGGGCCCGGACAGCCGACGATGCGGCGCGGCTACATGGGATTGGGGACTCTTTGCGTGGCTTATTTATAGGATCAAACACTGTAAAGTTCCACACAATCGTCCCCTGAACTCCTTTACTTAACCTGAGCTAATGTCTATAGGTGGATAATTGACATAGAGCTTTTATTTGTTGTTTCCTTACAATTTTCGCACACAGTGTACTGGGAATATGGAAAGTAGTCTCGCTTTATCCGTATGTGCGTGTATGCATGTCAGCAGGCTGTTAATATTAGCTAGAAACAGAGtaattaaaattttcattcaTGAAACCGAAAATAAACGTGAATGACGGGCTTTGTACGCTGaatgaaatatatttaaatgTCTCAGAGAACAATATCATTTACGTACTAAAAAGTGCGATATATTATCTGATACGAGTTTACTTCAGAGTTTCTGCCTGCCTTATGCATGTATGATTGAATTACCTTGGTTACTGATAAATTCAAATTCTTTCATACACAAATTAATGTGAAAGGCTACTACGATTTTctgcttcctcgttttctttctaccTAGCTTTCAGGTGCGTTGCCTGTCTGGGGTTGTAACTTATAGAGTGAGTGAAAGCTTCGAGAATGTGAGAGCGGCACGAAAGTTGGTCCGCGGAAGGGCCTGAAAGACGTGCATGCTTCCCGGTTGATAAATCTCCGCCCACCCGCTACTCCCCCGCCTGCTCCGCCCCCGCCCCCAGCGTGTCACCCCGCTGGGAGCCCCGAGGTACGGGCAGGACAGGGCGCGGCATATGACGCCAAGATATCATTATGGTCATCAGCGGCGTGGGCGTGAACTTACTTGAGGGCGGCACGTCAAGGCGCCGCTACCACACACTCTGCCCTTGAGGCTGCCTTGGGCGTGCACGGGAAGGGCGACAAATAGGGGTGTTAAGGGATGAAGGGGACTGCTCTCCACTGGGGGTGCTGgggggactactactactactagcctactactactactactactactactactactactactactattactgcacctaccaccaccactactactactactctctttcGATGCATGGgctatgtaggaaaatatattaaaCAGCCTGCTTTATCACCCTATTCTCGCGCAAATGGAAGATATTCTTGGTAACAGGTAACATCTCATAACAACCAACAAATAATGGAATAAATATACGGGGAGCTGATATATATGTCTtgcccccctctcctcccacacATTCACATCTTGAATGTGTGGGAGGAGGCTTGCTCTTCTTTCGGTCATGCTCCCTCCGTACCTTCAgctccctcccctctctatcaTTTTTACTTGATcgcttgatgattgattgattgactgattgatcgACTGACTGATAAATGGAGGGAGTGAGGGTGAACGTgcaagagtgagagtgagtgagcgcTCTCCAAGCAATCTCTCCCTTTGCGATAAGTCGTAACAGTAGGTATCACTATGGCAAAATtcgtttccttcgtttttttcttatgaACCACTGCTATGGGTTAATGGCTATATCCAGCAGTCATTTCCTCCCTTAGTAATAAATAGTGTGGCTGAAGTATGCCAAGGAAAGTAAATGGAAGGGGTATAATATAT encodes:
- the LOC126995046 gene encoding palmitoyltransferase ZDHHC8-like, which codes for MPSCEPKTRFIPATCAWTLLLACTTLFFVYPCTSLYFRWGIYVPVYQGVVTLFVVLNFSLATFMDPGVIPKASTDEDRDDDFRAPLYKNVEINGITVRMKWCVTCHFYRPPRCSHCSVCNHCIETFDHHCPWVNNCIGRRNYRYFFMFLCSLSIHMISIFAFCLVHVLDRKDNLTEVKTIIRLTNNPAESMVIRSVQCR